From Sodalis glossinidius str. 'morsitans', the proteins below share one genomic window:
- a CDS encoding protein-disulfide reductase DsbD produces the protein MAQRRFTLILLACLTCLPLLPAHAALFGNSHGNQFIPAEQAFRFDFRQQGSQLTLSWDIHPGYYLYRQQIRLEPVNATLGAFTLPAGSRHHDEFYGDDVAIYRDELNITLPLAQAQNDSQLRVTWQGCAEAGFCYPPETQVIPLSAIAAAPPSGTGIGSTALIPAPPPAGGQGIITPAPPPQSNNLPFSPLWALLIGIGIAFTPCVLPMYPLISAVILGNRLQLSTARVLLLAVVYVMGMAITYTLLGVAVAAAGLQFQAVLQQPALLIGLAALFILLALSMFGVFTLQLPSALQTHLALWSNRQRQGTLPGVFIMGALAGLFCSPCTTAPLSAILLYIAQSGNLWFSGFTLWLYAVGMGIPLILVALFGHRLLPKRGPWMQQVKQGFGFVILALPVFLLERVLGDSWGTRLWSLLGVAFFGWGFLLCLQARWRGARWLAVLMLGLTLISARPLQDWLWGAPADMTSTTGAAPVFQPVQTLAQITQALNAAPGKPVMLDLYADWCVACKEFDKYTFRDPAVVEQMSRFTLLQADVTANAPVQRMLLGQLQVIGLPTILFFDSRGHEIPGSRLTGYMNAADFTRHLRKLAP, from the coding sequence ATGGCTCAACGACGCTTTACGCTGATATTGCTGGCATGCCTGACGTGCCTGCCGCTGCTGCCCGCCCATGCCGCCTTGTTCGGCAATTCTCACGGCAACCAGTTCATTCCTGCGGAACAGGCGTTTCGCTTCGACTTCCGCCAGCAGGGTTCGCAATTAACGCTAAGCTGGGACATCCATCCCGGCTACTATTTGTACCGCCAGCAGATCCGGCTGGAGCCGGTCAATGCGACCCTCGGAGCTTTCACGTTGCCTGCCGGCAGCCGCCACCATGACGAATTTTATGGCGATGATGTAGCTATCTACCGCGATGAGCTGAATATTACGCTACCGTTGGCGCAGGCCCAAAACGACAGTCAGCTTCGCGTCACTTGGCAAGGCTGTGCGGAAGCGGGCTTTTGCTATCCGCCGGAAACCCAGGTGATCCCGTTGTCGGCCATAGCCGCAGCACCGCCAAGCGGGACTGGTATAGGAAGCACCGCCCTCATTCCGGCACCGCCGCCCGCCGGCGGCCAAGGCATTATTACTCCGGCGCCCCCGCCCCAAAGCAATAACCTGCCCTTCTCCCCGCTGTGGGCTCTGCTTATTGGGATTGGTATCGCCTTCACACCCTGTGTGCTGCCGATGTATCCGCTGATTTCCGCGGTGATTCTGGGCAACCGGCTGCAACTCAGCACCGCTCGGGTATTGCTGTTGGCCGTTGTCTACGTGATGGGAATGGCCATCACCTACACGCTATTAGGTGTCGCAGTAGCCGCCGCCGGCCTGCAATTTCAGGCCGTGCTCCAACAGCCCGCCCTGCTGATCGGGCTTGCCGCACTGTTTATTCTGTTGGCGTTGTCGATGTTCGGCGTCTTTACCCTGCAACTCCCCTCGGCGCTACAGACCCATTTGGCGCTATGGAGCAACCGCCAGCGTCAGGGGACCTTACCCGGCGTCTTTATCATGGGCGCGCTGGCAGGGCTGTTTTGTTCCCCTTGTACTACCGCGCCGCTGAGCGCCATTTTACTCTACATCGCCCAAAGCGGTAATCTGTGGTTCAGCGGTTTCACCCTGTGGCTGTATGCGGTGGGGATGGGCATTCCTTTGATATTGGTCGCGCTGTTCGGCCATCGGCTGCTACCCAAAAGAGGCCCCTGGATGCAGCAGGTCAAACAGGGATTCGGCTTCGTTATTCTGGCGCTGCCGGTGTTCTTGCTGGAGCGTGTTCTGGGCGATAGCTGGGGCACGCGGCTCTGGAGCCTGCTGGGGGTAGCGTTTTTCGGCTGGGGCTTCCTGCTGTGCCTGCAGGCCCGCTGGCGCGGCGCCCGGTGGTTGGCGGTGCTAATGCTGGGCCTGACCTTGATAAGCGCTCGGCCGCTACAGGATTGGCTCTGGGGCGCACCGGCCGACATGACATCAACGACCGGCGCTGCTCCAGTGTTCCAGCCCGTGCAAACGCTAGCGCAAATCACCCAGGCACTCAACGCCGCGCCCGGCAAGCCGGTGATGCTGGATCTGTACGCCGACTGGTGCGTGGCCTGTAAAGAGTTTGATAAATATACCTTTCGCGATCCCGCCGTCGTAGAACAAATGAGCCGCTTCACTCTGCTCCAGGCGGATGTCACCGCCAATGCGCCGGTGCAAAGAATGCTGCTTGGCCAACTGCAGGTGATAGGTCTGCCGACGATTCTGTTTTTTGATAGCCGCGGCCACGAAATACCCGGCTCGCGGCTAACCGGTTATATGAACGCGGCAGATTTTACGCGACATTTGCGGAAACTGGCCCCGTGA
- a CDS encoding Rpn family recombination-promoting nuclease/putative transposase produces the protein MLTDTLTQWLDCFTDPELAESFYRQAFSLVDITAMPDDQILSHQRVALLELVQKHIRARDMLELAADIASLLNL, from the coding sequence TTGCTCACCGATACGCTGACCCAATGGCTCGATTGCTTTACTGACCCTGAACTGGCAGAATCATTCTACAGGCAAGCATTCTCGCTGGTTGATATCACGGCTATGCCGGATGATCAAATACTGTCTCATCAGCGGGTAGCGCTGCTAGAGTTAGTACAGAAGCACATCCGAGCGCGGGATATGCTAGAGCTAGCCGCTGATATAGCTAGCCTGCTCAATCTATGA
- a CDS encoding antibiotic biosynthesis monooxygenase family protein — protein MIAVLFEAEAQARYFQLASELKPLISTVPGFIALERFQSLTTPGKILSLSWWEDEESVAGWKRHLRHQAAQKEGKASIFSFYRIRVARVFRECTADKQRHHHV, from the coding sequence ATGATTGCGGTTCTTTTTGAAGCAGAAGCACAAGCGCGTTATTTCCAGCTCGCCTCGGAGCTGAAACCCTTGATCTCGACGGTACCGGGATTTATCGCTCTTGAACGTTTCCAGAGTCTGACGACGCCCGGGAAAATTCTTTCTCTTTCCTGGTGGGAGGACGAGGAATCCGTGGCCGGCTGGAAACGTCATCTCAGGCATCAGGCAGCCCAGAAAGAAGGTAAAGCATCGATTTTCTCGTTTTACCGGATACGCGTCGCCCGCGTATTCCGGGAGTGCACCGCCGATAAGCAGAGGCACCATCATGTATGA
- a CDS encoding YdgH/BhsA/McbA-like domain containing protein, with the protein MKMTFIAATALILATYSFPILAAQDVTSPPPGQQPMGTVSATTYSSSVTDLQQQLEAKADEANASFYRITSAGGTDTLSGTAELYK; encoded by the coding sequence ATGAAAATGACATTTATTGCCGCGACGGCGCTTATTCTGGCGACCTATTCATTCCCAATTCTGGCCGCGCAGGACGTCACCTCACCGCCGCCCGGACAGCAGCCGATGGGCACCGTTTCCGCTACCACTTACAGCAGTAGCGTGACCGATTTGCAACAGCAATTGGAGGCCAAGGCCGATGAAGCAAACGCGTCCTTCTACCGCATTACGTCCGCCGGGGGTACTGATACTCTGAGCGGCACCGCCGAACTGTATAAATAA
- the dicD gene encoding division control transcriptional repressor DicD, producing MQREHIRDRALSLLEQCGFARVSLPMLADELTLPLTELSVYWPDREALHHDCLTYHAGQVDDWRSRVLQDEEMDAQQKLLARYRILAEQVEQQRYPGCLFIAACSFYPETMHPIHQLAERQKHASYRYTRALLVELEADDPTMVAQQMELVLEGCLSKLLVKHNAQDVAVARRLEEDILRLALCRKNGTLS from the coding sequence GTGCAACGAGAACACATACGCGATCGGGCGCTAAGCCTACTTGAACAATGCGGTTTCGCGCGGGTTTCATTACCGATGCTGGCCGATGAACTGACGCTGCCGCTAACGGAATTGAGCGTTTACTGGCCGGATCGGGAAGCGTTACATCATGATTGCCTAACGTATCATGCCGGCCAGGTCGACGACTGGCGCAGCCGCGTATTGCAGGATGAGGAGATGGATGCACAGCAAAAACTGCTGGCGCGCTATCGTATTCTGGCAGAACAGGTTGAGCAACAGCGTTACCCCGGCTGCCTGTTTATCGCCGCCTGCAGCTTTTATCCCGAAACAATGCACCCCATTCATCAGCTGGCTGAACGGCAAAAACACGCGTCCTACCGCTACACCCGGGCGCTGCTGGTAGAGCTAGAGGCTGACGATCCGACCATGGTCGCTCAGCAAATGGAGCTGGTGCTTGAAGGTTGCTTGAGTAAACTGCTGGTCAAACACAACGCCCAGGATGTGGCGGTTGCACGTCGCCTGGAGGAGGATATTCTACGTTTGGCGCTGTGCCGTAAAAACGGCACCCTAAGCTGA
- a CDS encoding phage tail protein, which produces MAVIFPAWQTSWTVVNQCTGSGSLICRTKAGAGVLVPKGESREIVGDGSGLVPRIVNATTSVAGITQLSNATHSDSETMAATPKAVKALADTLSGGRLLNIQSFTKSGIYTPTPGTRKIRVKCWSAGGGGAGMSKQNRGSVAGAAGAYAEALLNATSFSSVSVEVGTGGAASADGVSLDGGYGILC; this is translated from the coding sequence ATGGCGGTCATTTTCCCCGCGTGGCAGACGAGCTGGACGGTGGTGAATCAATGCACGGGCAGTGGCTCGCTGATTTGTCGCACGAAAGCGGGAGCGGGTGTTTTGGTGCCCAAGGGTGAGTCGAGAGAGATTGTTGGCGACGGCAGTGGCCTTGTGCCGCGTATCGTGAATGCGACCACTTCGGTTGCGGGCATCACCCAACTCAGCAACGCCACCCACAGCGACAGCGAGACGATGGCCGCCACGCCCAAGGCGGTGAAAGCGCTCGCCGATACTCTCAGTGGTGGCCGCCTGCTGAATATCCAGTCCTTCACCAAAAGCGGCATCTATACTCCCACGCCGGGGACACGGAAAATCCGCGTGAAATGCTGGAGCGCTGGCGGCGGCGGTGCAGGCATGTCCAAACAAAACCGTGGTTCGGTAGCCGGCGCGGCCGGGGCCTATGCAGAGGCGTTACTGAATGCAACGTCGTTTTCGTCCGTGAGTGTTGAAGTGGGTACGGGCGGAGCCGCATCGGCAGACGGTGTTTCACTGGATGGTGGCTATGGGATCTTATGTTGA
- a CDS encoding glycosyltransferase family 2 protein, whose protein sequence is MKISLVVPVFNEEKSIPIFYKSVREFPELNQYNIEVVFINDGSTDNTESLINVLEISDPMVKAISFTRNFGKEPALFAGLEHATGDAIISIDVDLQDPLNIIPQMIEKWRAGADVVLAKRIDRTTDGKLKRKTAEWFYRLHNKISTQKIEEHVGDFRLISREVVENITCLPERNLFMKGLLSWMSGKVEMVTYTRAERSAGSSKFSWWKLWNLALEGITSFSTIPLRMWTYIGFGVASLSFLYGLWMTVDKLLFGNPVPGYPSLMVAILFIGGVQLIGIGVLGEYIERIYIETKNRPRYVIAKKRH, encoded by the coding sequence ATGAAGATTTCGTTAGTTGTCCCTGTTTTTAATGAAGAAAAATCCATACCGATTTTTTATAAATCGGTAAGAGAATTTCCAGAGCTAAATCAATATAATATAGAGGTAGTGTTCATTAATGATGGTAGTACAGACAATACTGAGAGCTTGATTAATGTATTAGAAATATCTGATCCAATGGTTAAGGCTATCAGCTTTACTCGAAACTTTGGTAAAGAACCTGCACTTTTCGCAGGATTAGAACATGCCACTGGAGATGCAATTATATCCATTGATGTAGATTTACAAGATCCGTTAAATATCATACCACAGATGATTGAGAAGTGGCGAGCAGGTGCTGATGTTGTACTGGCTAAACGCATTGACCGTACGACTGATGGGAAATTAAAGCGAAAAACGGCAGAATGGTTTTACAGACTACACAACAAAATCAGCACGCAAAAAATTGAAGAACATGTTGGTGACTTTCGTTTGATATCACGTGAAGTCGTAGAAAATATTACGTGTTTGCCTGAACGTAACCTTTTCATGAAAGGTTTGCTGTCATGGATGAGCGGAAAAGTAGAAATGGTTACATACACTCGTGCTGAGCGATCAGCCGGATCAAGCAAGTTTAGTTGGTGGAAATTATGGAATTTAGCTCTTGAAGGGATAACATCTTTTTCAACTATCCCTTTAAGAATGTGGACGTATATCGGTTTTGGTGTCGCTTCACTTTCTTTTCTATATGGCCTATGGATGACGGTTGACAAATTACTATTTGGTAACCCAGTCCCAGGTTATCCATCATTGATGGTAGCCATTCTATTTATTGGTGGAGTGCAATTAATCGGTATCGGGGTGCTGGGTGAATATATTGAACGAATATATATTGAAACAAAAAACAGACCTAGATATGTTATAGCTAAAAAGAGACATTAA
- the arnT gene encoding lipid IV(A) 4-amino-4-deoxy-L-arabinosyltransferase, producing MERGAGLWLGLLAVFFVLTYLVPLEGRLLWQPDETRYAEISREMLASGDWMVPHLLGLRYFEKPLAGYWMNNIGQWLFGSTNFAVRFASVFSTGLSALLVFTVSWTVGRQLRQSLLAALIFLSLLLVFGVGTYSVLDPMIALWLNAAMAAHVFALRADRRTTRGVAWLLLGLACGLGFMTKGFLALVVPAIAVLPVALYYRQLKATLGYGALAALLAVLVNLPWALALSRLEPDFWHYFFWVEHIQRFAAENAQHRAPFWFYLPVLALGSLPWLGLLPGAMAAGWRARRVQPERFLLLCWVVMPLLFFSVAKGKLLTYILPCMAPLALLLAAYGRECADKLRSKVFDANAGINTAFALCAIVALLLAGSGLLPWARIYSVGEWPRIVIGTLVFAGWLCFAAVSRRSQGDRWALAAFCPLLLSLLVGQIIPQRIIDGNQPQEFIRRYETTLNQSRYVLSNHVGVATALAWELERNDVLMYDDKGELAYGLEYADVQGRHLSRDDFPHWLAKERLKGDVALLLLLDRRQDLPPGLPKADKVHRNHRIALLHYQQLPCCEQ from the coding sequence GTGGAGCGCGGGGCGGGCCTTTGGCTGGGCCTGCTGGCGGTATTTTTTGTGCTGACCTATCTGGTACCGCTGGAAGGGAGATTGCTGTGGCAGCCTGATGAAACCCGTTACGCCGAAATCAGTCGGGAAATGCTGGCCAGCGGCGACTGGATGGTGCCTCATTTATTGGGGTTGCGCTACTTTGAGAAGCCGCTGGCAGGCTATTGGATGAACAATATCGGCCAATGGCTATTTGGCAGCACCAACTTCGCGGTGCGTTTCGCGTCGGTATTTAGTACGGGCCTTAGCGCGCTGCTGGTGTTCACTGTGTCGTGGACGGTGGGGCGTCAACTGCGTCAATCGCTGCTGGCGGCGCTGATTTTCCTGTCTCTGCTGCTGGTCTTTGGCGTCGGCACTTACAGCGTGCTGGACCCGATGATCGCCTTGTGGCTTAACGCCGCCATGGCGGCGCATGTCTTCGCACTGCGTGCCGACCGCCGGACCACCCGAGGGGTCGCCTGGCTGCTGTTAGGACTCGCTTGCGGGCTGGGTTTCATGACCAAAGGGTTTCTCGCCCTGGTCGTCCCGGCCATCGCGGTGCTGCCGGTGGCGCTTTACTACCGGCAATTGAAGGCTACGTTGGGTTACGGGGCGCTGGCGGCGCTGCTGGCGGTGCTGGTCAATTTGCCCTGGGCGCTGGCGCTGTCGCGACTGGAGCCGGATTTCTGGCACTACTTTTTCTGGGTAGAGCATATTCAGCGCTTCGCCGCAGAGAATGCCCAGCATCGCGCCCCCTTCTGGTTTTATCTGCCGGTGCTGGCGCTGGGCTCGTTGCCCTGGCTGGGGTTGCTGCCGGGCGCTATGGCGGCGGGCTGGCGCGCGCGCCGGGTACAGCCGGAACGCTTTTTGCTGTTATGCTGGGTTGTTATGCCGCTGCTGTTTTTCAGCGTGGCGAAAGGGAAACTCCTGACCTATATCCTGCCGTGCATGGCGCCGCTGGCGCTGTTGCTGGCGGCCTATGGTCGCGAGTGCGCCGACAAGCTGCGCAGTAAAGTGTTTGACGCCAATGCGGGGATTAATACCGCCTTTGCGCTGTGCGCCATCGTCGCCTTACTGCTGGCCGGAAGCGGCCTGCTGCCGTGGGCGCGCATCTACTCTGTCGGCGAGTGGCCGCGCATTGTTATCGGTACGCTGGTGTTCGCCGGCTGGCTGTGTTTTGCCGCGGTGTCGCGACGCTCGCAGGGGGACCGCTGGGCGCTGGCGGCGTTTTGCCCGCTGCTGCTCAGTCTGCTGGTGGGGCAAATCATTCCTCAGCGCATCATAGATGGCAATCAGCCGCAGGAATTTATCCGCCGTTACGAGACTACGCTTAACCAAAGTCGTTATGTGCTCAGTAATCATGTCGGTGTCGCGACGGCGCTGGCCTGGGAGCTGGAGCGCAACGACGTGCTGATGTATGACGATAAAGGGGAATTGGCCTATGGTCTGGAATACGCCGATGTGCAGGGACGCCATCTGAGCCGTGACGATTTTCCCCACTGGCTGGCAAAAGAGCGTCTTAAAGGGGACGTGGCGCTACTGCTGCTGCTGGATCGCAGGCAAGATTTACCGCCCGGCCTGCCGAAGGCGGATAAAGTGCATCGCAATCACCGCATCGCGCTGCTTCACTATCAGCAGTTGCCCTGCTGCGAACAGTAA
- a CDS encoding glycosyltransferase: MSDAAHLSSVSVVIPIFNEAQNLPALLQCTDAACRQLGLCYEIILVDDGSRDGSTALLRAAAQAPGSRFVAVLLNRNYGQHPAILAGFSQARGEVIITLDADLQSPPEEIPRMVSIACEGYDIVGAIRANRRDGWPRQLASCAQNRLIHHVTGKSTADYGCVLRAYRRPIVTALLQSRESGIVPILANRLTERITDIEISHAPRKQGMSHFRTLYGLYRLYDLAATLMTAPLSVIGGLIALAGFCMGMGMLLLRGLLGQVWAGDGVFTLFAFLFTFIGAQLMALLGEYLGRIYQTLRARPAAVIQQVIGASPADRDEFMP, encoded by the coding sequence GTGTCTGATGCCGCTCACTTGAGCTCGGTTTCGGTCGTCATTCCCATATTCAACGAGGCGCAAAACCTGCCGGCGCTGCTGCAGTGTACCGACGCCGCCTGCCGCCAGCTTGGCCTGTGTTATGAAATTATTTTGGTGGATGACGGTAGCCGTGATGGCTCCACCGCATTGCTGCGCGCTGCCGCCCAGGCTCCCGGCAGTCGGTTTGTCGCAGTGCTGTTGAACCGCAACTATGGGCAACATCCGGCAATTTTGGCCGGTTTCAGTCAGGCGCGGGGGGAGGTGATCATCACCCTTGATGCCGACCTGCAATCGCCGCCGGAAGAGATTCCGCGCATGGTCAGTATCGCCTGCGAAGGTTATGACATTGTGGGTGCTATACGCGCCAACCGGCGTGACGGCTGGCCGCGCCAGCTGGCTTCATGCGCGCAGAACCGCCTTATCCATCACGTCACCGGCAAAAGCACTGCGGACTATGGCTGCGTCCTGCGGGCGTACCGGCGGCCAATCGTCACGGCGCTGCTGCAAAGCCGCGAGAGTGGCATCGTCCCCATCCTGGCGAACCGGTTGACCGAGCGCATTACCGACATCGAGATAAGCCATGCGCCCCGCAAGCAGGGCATGTCGCATTTCAGGACGCTGTACGGTCTTTATCGGCTGTACGATCTGGCCGCGACGCTGATGACCGCTCCGCTGAGCGTCATCGGCGGCCTCATCGCCCTGGCCGGGTTCTGCATGGGTATGGGAATGCTCCTGCTGCGCGGTTTGCTGGGCCAGGTGTGGGCCGGCGACGGGGTGTTTACGCTTTTCGCCTTCCTTTTCACCTTTATTGGCGCGCAGCTTATGGCGCTGCTAGGTGAATATCTTGGCCGTATTTACCAGACGCTGCGCGCACGACCCGCTGCGGTGATCCAGCAGGTCATTGGCGCGTCTCCTGCCGATCGCGACGAGTTTATGCCATGA
- a CDS encoding molybdate ABC transporter permease subunit — MSPAGWFGVPALLLLALPFITLLGVMSWGDFRLAYGDWNAVAVSLGLSALSVPLIVLLGMPLALWLARGASPLRRWAEVLVLIPLLTPPLALGILLVSAYGPYSTLGEVLAAVGLALTNNAAAFVLAQIYGALPYFILSARAAFESVPPSLEDAAKVLGAPPRQVLWRVTLPLARRGLAIAWVRAVGEFGIVLVFSYFPQGISVKLYINLQNDGINAVYSLICLLLVFTLPFPLWCLATGRQRRRLI, encoded by the coding sequence ATGTCGCCGGCCGGCTGGTTCGGCGTGCCGGCGCTGCTGTTGCTGGCGCTTCCTTTTATTACCCTCCTTGGCGTCATGTCATGGGGGGATTTTCGTCTTGCCTATGGCGATTGGAATGCCGTCGCGGTGTCGCTCGGTCTTAGCGCGCTTTCTGTGCCGCTCATTGTATTGCTGGGTATGCCGCTGGCGCTGTGGCTGGCGCGCGGCGCTTCGCCGCTGCGTCGTTGGGCCGAAGTGCTGGTGCTAATCCCCCTGCTGACGCCGCCGCTTGCCTTGGGTATTTTGCTGGTCTCGGCCTATGGCCCTTACAGTACCCTGGGCGAAGTGCTGGCAGCGGTCGGGCTGGCCCTGACCAATAATGCTGCGGCCTTCGTGCTGGCGCAGATCTATGGCGCGCTGCCTTATTTCATCCTGTCAGCGCGGGCGGCATTTGAGAGTGTGCCGCCGTCGCTTGAGGACGCGGCCAAGGTGCTGGGCGCGCCGCCGCGGCAGGTGCTATGGAGAGTAACGCTGCCGTTGGCGCGGCGTGGTCTGGCCATCGCCTGGGTGCGCGCCGTAGGCGAATTTGGCATTGTGTTGGTGTTTTCCTATTTCCCGCAGGGGATATCCGTCAAGCTGTATATCAACCTGCAGAACGATGGCATTAATGCGGTGTACAGTCTGATATGTTTGTTGCTGGTCTTCACGCTGCCTTTCCCTCTTTGGTGTCTGGCGACGGGCCGCCAACGGCGCAGGCTTATCTAA
- a CDS encoding DUF202 domain-containing protein, which translates to MRDPGLQPERTSLTWAKTNFLLFVVALLLVPVCCGCPDIVFHGQQQFHHQ; encoded by the coding sequence ATGCGGGATCCTGGATTACAACCTGAGAGAACTTCTCTGACCTGGGCCAAAACCAATTTCCTTCTTTTTGTGGTCGCCCTGCTTTTAGTACCTGTATGCTGTGGCTGCCCTGATATTGTGTTTCATGGGCAGCAGCAATTTCATCATCAATAA
- a CDS encoding S24 family peptidase, producing the protein MNLGTEKLKRNINSLMSNKQVKSVAELSRRIGMPQPTLHRMLNGEVKSPRLAVVQNIAKFFNVEANDLLYKDLTLKDNHQPKEIPQTEIFPDKPIPLAFTKVPMLGTAQLGGGGYWDLQEYAVGQGDGYVLWPTKDKDAFALKCQGDSMMPRIQHGEFVVVEPNRGYKPGDEVLVQDEQGEVMIKIFLFQKDGIVNLLSVNSKHAPTRLDAHTIKKMFYVAGIVKDSLYYPD; encoded by the coding sequence ATGAACTTAGGGACAGAAAAATTAAAAAGAAATATCAATAGCTTAATGTCTAATAAGCAAGTAAAAAGTGTTGCTGAATTATCACGGCGAATAGGGATGCCTCAGCCTACATTGCATCGGATGCTGAATGGTGAAGTCAAAAGTCCTCGGTTGGCAGTGGTCCAAAACATTGCAAAATTTTTCAATGTAGAGGCTAATGATTTGTTATATAAGGATTTAACTCTCAAGGATAATCATCAACCGAAAGAGATCCCACAAACTGAAATTTTCCCTGATAAGCCTATTCCTCTGGCATTTACTAAAGTACCCATGCTGGGTACAGCACAACTTGGTGGCGGTGGCTACTGGGATCTACAAGAATATGCAGTTGGTCAAGGGGATGGTTATGTCCTGTGGCCAACAAAGGATAAAGATGCATTTGCACTCAAGTGCCAAGGGGATTCAATGATGCCTCGGATACAACACGGGGAGTTTGTTGTGGTAGAACCCAATCGGGGATATAAGCCGGGGGATGAAGTACTGGTTCAAGATGAACAGGGCGAAGTAATGATAAAAATATTTCTTTTTCAAAAGGATGGGATCGTTAACTTGCTTTCCGTCAACTCAAAACACGCCCCAACTCGCTTAGATGCGCACACTATCAAAAAAATGTTCTACGTGGCAGGCATAGTCAAAGATTCACTGTACTACCCAGACTAA
- the cutA gene encoding divalent cation tolerance protein CutA yields MIMADNPEGKPGGKRLQADDPGWRLILCTAPDDVCAHAIARRLLADKLAACVTLLPGATSLYYWQGALKQEAEVQLLIKSHAALQQAVFAQIKAHHPYQTPELLVMPVIGGDPDYLSWLNDALR; encoded by the coding sequence GTGATAATGGCAGATAACCCAGAGGGCAAGCCGGGCGGTAAACGCCTACAGGCCGACGATCCGGGCTGGCGTCTCATCCTTTGCACTGCGCCCGATGACGTCTGTGCCCACGCCATCGCCCGGCGCTTACTGGCCGATAAACTCGCCGCCTGCGTCACGCTGTTGCCCGGCGCCACATCGCTCTATTACTGGCAGGGCGCGCTCAAACAGGAGGCCGAGGTGCAGCTGCTTATCAAAAGCCATGCGGCCCTGCAGCAAGCGGTGTTTGCACAAATCAAAGCCCATCATCCCTATCAAACCCCGGAGTTATTGGTCATGCCCGTCATAGGCGGCGATCCCGATTATCTATCATGGCTCAACGACGCTTTACGCTGA
- a CDS encoding amino acid-binding protein encodes MLGRHGVGPEGGSVFSTPQAGHAHFLIEDGEKARRLLTEAGFKVESLSRPLIRKLRQERPGELGSIADALARSGVNILVQYSDHNNRLILIIDNDSRAEEVTREWEITSA; translated from the coding sequence CTGCTGGGCCGACACGGGGTGGGGCCGGAAGGTGGCAGCGTGTTTTCGACGCCGCAGGCAGGGCATGCCCACTTTTTGATTGAAGACGGGGAAAAGGCCCGCCGGCTATTGACGGAAGCCGGTTTTAAAGTCGAAAGCCTGTCTCGCCCATTAATAAGAAAATTACGGCAGGAACGGCCCGGCGAGCTGGGCTCAATAGCCGATGCCCTCGCCCGCAGCGGCGTGAATATACTGGTACAGTATAGCGATCACAATAACCGGCTCATTCTTATTATCGACAACGATAGCCGGGCAGAAGAGGTGACCCGAGAATGGGAAATAACATCGGCATGA
- a CDS encoding phage holin family protein: MEKFTTGYAYSWALVTCLLGAFSLSEWALITGIACTLATFLLNWIYRHKEYRFRTKRD; encoded by the coding sequence ATGGAAAAATTTACTACCGGCTATGCCTATAGCTGGGCCCTTGTCACGTGCCTGCTGGGTGCGTTCTCGCTCAGTGAATGGGCATTGATTACCGGTATCGCCTGTACGCTGGCGACCTTCCTGCTGAACTGGATTTACCGGCATAAAGAATACCGTTTTAGGACGAAGCGCGACTAA
- a CDS encoding GtrA family protein — protein sequence MIDAFKYEQSVSNFVAFISAVTFSFFVNSKLTFKKRPTTTGYMIYIGIMGFLSILSGYVGDRCNTSPMFMLISFSVISLVIGYFSAKHLVFKDNTALLNKSELVTTPPLADRLLCDPDAVRHS from the coding sequence ATGATAGATGCATTCAAGTATGAGCAATCAGTTAGCAATTTTGTAGCGTTCATATCTGCTGTTACTTTTTCTTTCTTCGTCAATTCAAAGCTAACCTTCAAAAAGCGCCCTACAACAACAGGCTATATGATTTACATAGGTATTATGGGCTTTTTGAGTATCCTTTCGGGATATGTTGGCGATCGTTGTAATACATCTCCTATGTTCATGTTAATATCATTCTCTGTAATAAGCTTGGTGATTGGTTACTTCAGTGCAAAACACTTGGTATTTAAGGATAACACGGCTTTGTTGAATAAATCAGAACTTGTGACTACGCCCCCCCTAGCAGATCGATTGTTATGCGATCCGGATGCTGTTCGGCATTCCTAA